The genomic interval TCCGGGAAGTACCGGTAGTCCTCCGCCTCCTCCTTCACGCGGCCCGAGGTCGTCGACCCGGTGTCCTCGTGGAAGTGGCGGGTCTCCTGGATGATCGTGCCGCCGGAGTTCAGCACCGCGGCGTGGCGCTGGATCTCGTAACGGGCGGCACGCTCCACGGAACGCAGCGAGTTGACGTTCTTCGTCTCGCTCCGGGTGCCGAACTTCTCGCGGCCGTACGGGCGCAGCGACAGGTTCACGTCGCAGCGCATCTGCCCCTGCTCCATGCGGGCTTCCGACACACCGAGCGCCCGGATCAGCTCGCGCAGCTCCGCGACGTAGGCCTTCGCGACCTCGGGAGCACGCTCGCCCGCACCCTCGATCGGCTTGGTGACGATCTCGATGAGCGGGATGCCGGCGCGGTTGTAGTCGAGCAGCGAGTGCGAGGCGCCGTGGATACGGCCCGTCGCGCCGCCGACGTGCAGCGACTTGCCGGTGTCCTCCTCCATGTGGGCGCGCTCGATCTGCACCCGGAAGGTCTCGCCGTCCTCCAGCTGTACGTCGAGGTAGCCGTTGAAGGCGATCGGCTCGTCGTACTGGGAGGTCTGGAAGTTCTTCGGCATGTCCGGATAGAAGTAGTTCTTCCGGGCGAAGCGGCACCACTCGGCGATCTCGCAGTTCAGCGCGAGGCCGATCCTGATCGCGGACTCGACGCCGATCGCGTTGACGACCGGGAGCGCGCCGGGCATGCCGAGGCAGGTCGGGCAGGTCTGCGAGTTCGGTTCGGCGCCCAGTTCGGTCGAACAGCCGCAGAACATCTTGGTCTTGGTGCCGAGTTCGACATGGACCTCAAGGCCCATGACGGGGTCGTACGACGCCAGCGCGTCCTCGTACGACTCCAGGTCGGTCGTGGTGGTCACGGTGAACTTTCCCTCTCAGCCCAGCAGGACGTCGTCGTCGCCCAGCCGCTTCAGCTCGCGGTACAGGATGGCGAGGCCGGTGACGATCGCGACGGCGGACACCGTGGCGTCGATCAGACGGAGCGTGTCGTGCTCGGTGCGCGCCTTCTTGATCTGCTTGGCGACACCCAGCGCGCCGAACGCGGTGGTGGCGATGGACACATACGTGCCGGACTTCGACTTCTTGAAGCCCTTGGCCTTCGACAGTGCGTTGCTCACAGCGACGGTGCCTCCTCAAGCAGCGGGTGGCCCCACTTTTCCACGAAGGCGGCCTCGACGGCGGCGCCGACCTTGTAAAGGCGGTCGTCCTTCAGCGCCGGGGCGATGATCTGGAGCCCGACCGGGAGACCGTCCTCCGGCGCGAGACCGCAGGGCAGCGACATGGCCGAGTTGCCCGCCAGGTTGGTCGGGATGGTGCACAGGTCCGCGAGGTACATCGCCATCGGGTCGTCGGCACGCTCACCGATCGGGAAGGCGGTGGTCGGCGTCGTCGGCGAGACGATCACGTCGACGCTCTCGAACGACTTCTCGAAGTCGCGGGTGATGAGCGTACGGACCTTCTGGGCGCTGCCGTAGTACGCGTCGTAGTAGCCACTCGACAGGGCGTACGTCCCGAGCATGATGCGGCGCTTCACCTCGGGGCCGAAGCCCGCCTCACGGGTGATCGAGGTGACCTCTTCGGCCGAGTGGGTGCCGTCGTCGCCGGTACGGAGGCCGTAGCGCAGGCCGTCGAAGCGGGCCAGGTTCGACGAACACTCGGAGGGCGCGATCAGGTAGTACGCCGACAGGGCGAGGTCGAAGGACGGGCAGTCCAGCTCGACGATCTCCGCGCCCAGTTCCTTCAGGACCTCTACGGCCTCGTCGAAGCGCTGGATGACGCCGGCCTGGTAGCCCTCGCCGCGGAACTGCTTGACGACGCCGACGCGCATGCCCTGCACGCTGCCGTTGCGGGCGGCCTCGACGACCGGCGGGACCGGGGCGTCGATGGAGGTGGAGTCGAGCGGGTCGTGTCCGGCGATGGCCTCGTGCAGGAGCGCCGCGTCCAGGACCGTACGGGCACAGGGCCCGCCCTGGTCGAGGGAGGACGAGAAGGCGACCATGCCGTAGCGGGAGACCGCGCCGTACGTCGGCTTGACGCCGACCGTGCCGGTGACGGCGGCCGGCTGGCGGATGGAACCGCCGGTGTCCGTGCCGATCGCCAGCGGCGACTGGAAGGAGGCGAGCGCGGCGGAGGAACCGCCGCCGGAGCCGCCGGGGATCTTGGTGAGGTCCCAGGGGTTGCCCGTCGGCCCGTAGGCGCTGTTCTCGGTGCTCGACCCCATGGCGAACTCGTCCATGTTGGTCTTGCCGAGGATGACCACGTCGGCGGCCTTCAGCCGCTTGGTGACGGTCGCGTCGTACGGCGGGATCCAGCCTTCGAGGATCTTGGAGCCGACCGTGGTCGGGATGCCCTCGGTGGTGAAGATGTCCTTGAGCGCGAGCGGGACGCCGGCCAGCGGGCCGAGCTGCTCGCCCCGGGCCCGCTTCTCGTCGACGGCGCGGGCCTGCGTGAGGGCGCCCTCGCGGTCGACGTGCAGGAAGGCGTGCACCTTCGCGTCGACCTCGTCGATCCGGGCGAGGTGGGCCTCGGTGACCTCGACGGCCGTGAGCACGCCGGACGCGATGTTCGCGGCGATCTCGGCGGCGGTGAGCCGGATGATGCTGCTGTGGTCCGTCATGGTGGTTAGTCCTCCCCCAGGATCTGCGGCACCTTGAAACGCTGCTGCTCCTGGGCCGGGGCGCCGGAGAGCGCCTGCTCGGGGGTGAGCGAGGGACGGACCTCGTCCGCGCGCATGACGTTCGTCAGCGGCAGCGGGTGGGAGGTCGGCGGTACGTCTTGGTCGGCGACCTCGCTGACGCGGGCGACCGCGCCGATGATGTCGTCGAGCTGTCCCGCGAAGTGCTCAAGCTCTTCGGGCTTCAGCTCCAGACGCGCCAGCCGGGCGAGGTGGGCGACCTCCTCGCGCGTGATGCCAGGCATGCAGCGTTCCTCTGGGGTGAGTGTGTGTGGTTTGGCGGCAATCCTATGGGGCGGGTGCCCTCAGCCGTTAAACGGTTTCTCCGGAGCCCCGGGCCTCAGCCTCTCGCATCCCACGCCGCGCTCCTCATGAAGTGGTTGTCGTACAGCTCCTGCACCTCCAGGAGGCTCTCCGGGCCGACCTCTCCGAGGGCGATGCGCTGTAGGTGACGGAAGTACTCGAAGCGTTCCACGCCGGGCGTGATGACGATGAGGAGGTCGGCGTCGGCGCCGGGTGCGGCGGCGAAGGCGTGGGGCAGACCCGGCGGGACGACGACCAGGTCGCCGGGTCCGGCGGTGACGACCTGGTCGCCGGAGAGGATCTCGGCGGCGCCGTCGAGCAGGAAGAACATCTCGGCGGAGTTGTCGTGCCAGTGCGGTTTCGCGCCGTCCGCTCCCCCGCTGAGGGTGACGCGCTGGGTGGACAGCGCACCGCCGGTCGCGCTGCTGTCCGCCAGCAGCTTCACGGTGGTCGGCGCCCGGCCCACCACCTCGGCCTCGGCATCGCGGACG from Streptomyces sp. NBC_01288 carries:
- the gatB gene encoding Asp-tRNA(Asn)/Glu-tRNA(Gln) amidotransferase subunit GatB, yielding MTTTTDLESYEDALASYDPVMGLEVHVELGTKTKMFCGCSTELGAEPNSQTCPTCLGMPGALPVVNAIGVESAIRIGLALNCEIAEWCRFARKNYFYPDMPKNFQTSQYDEPIAFNGYLDVQLEDGETFRVQIERAHMEEDTGKSLHVGGATGRIHGASHSLLDYNRAGIPLIEIVTKPIEGAGERAPEVAKAYVAELRELIRALGVSEARMEQGQMRCDVNLSLRPYGREKFGTRSETKNVNSLRSVERAARYEIQRHAAVLNSGGTIIQETRHFHEDTGSTTSGRVKEEAEDYRYFPEPDLVPVAPSRAWVEEIRAELPEQPLARRNRLSEEWGITAFDMQSILNAGAIDPIVATIDAGADSASARKWWMGELARSANESGKALDELPITPEQVARVTALVTAGELNDKLARQVIEGVLAGEGTPDEVVEKRGLKVVSDDGALTTAVQEAITGNPGIADKIRGGKVAAAGALVGAVMKATRGQADAARVKELILEQLGVSEG
- the gatA gene encoding Asp-tRNA(Asn)/Glu-tRNA(Gln) amidotransferase subunit GatA; this encodes MTDHSSIIRLTAAEIAANIASGVLTAVEVTEAHLARIDEVDAKVHAFLHVDREGALTQARAVDEKRARGEQLGPLAGVPLALKDIFTTEGIPTTVGSKILEGWIPPYDATVTKRLKAADVVILGKTNMDEFAMGSSTENSAYGPTGNPWDLTKIPGGSGGGSSAALASFQSPLAIGTDTGGSIRQPAAVTGTVGVKPTYGAVSRYGMVAFSSSLDQGGPCARTVLDAALLHEAIAGHDPLDSTSIDAPVPPVVEAARNGSVQGMRVGVVKQFRGEGYQAGVIQRFDEAVEVLKELGAEIVELDCPSFDLALSAYYLIAPSECSSNLARFDGLRYGLRTGDDGTHSAEEVTSITREAGFGPEVKRRIMLGTYALSSGYYDAYYGSAQKVRTLITRDFEKSFESVDVIVSPTTPTTAFPIGERADDPMAMYLADLCTIPTNLAGNSAMSLPCGLAPEDGLPVGLQIIAPALKDDRLYKVGAAVEAAFVEKWGHPLLEEAPSL
- the gatC gene encoding Asp-tRNA(Asn)/Glu-tRNA(Gln) amidotransferase subunit GatC; amino-acid sequence: MPGITREEVAHLARLARLELKPEELEHFAGQLDDIIGAVARVSEVADQDVPPTSHPLPLTNVMRADEVRPSLTPEQALSGAPAQEQQRFKVPQILGED
- a CDS encoding cupin domain-containing protein, which encodes MSLLVPKFDESVIVRDAEAEVVGRAPTTVKLLADSSATGGALSTQRVTLSGGADGAKPHWHDNSAEMFFLLDGAAEILSGDQVVTAGPGDLVVVPPGLPHAFAAAPGADADLLIVITPGVERFEYFRHLQRIALGEVGPESLLEVQELYDNHFMRSAAWDARG